The stretch of DNA AGAGTATTAACAAGGATCATGAAGCTGTCTAATCAATTGAAAATTTGGTTAGACAGCCCCATATTTTCATTCGATAGTTTACCGACCTATCATTAAAGAAAAACGCATAGTGTCTGAAAGAGGATGTCCTTCAGGCGCAGCAACGTAAGCAAAATCAAATTGATAATTCGCATATCTTAATCCGGCACCGAAAGACAGGAACTTAACGTTTCCGGCCTCATCATGATTATAGCCTGCCCGCAAAGCAATTAAATCGGCATACCAGTATTCGCCCCCTAAGTTAAATATTAAGTCGTCATTGCCCCAGGCCGTAACCATTGACTTCCAAACAGAATCAGGGCCCTCCGTTGTCCTATTCACCAGCAACTTGTTTACATCAAGTGCCAGTGTGATTTTGTTGTATTGCTGTTCCAAAATGTTATAAGCAAAACCTACTCGGATATTCGTAGGAATGGGATCAGCTTGTGAGGCGTTAATGTAAGTAATCTTTGGACCAATATTGGAAACGTTCACGCCAAAATTGAGCCTGTTAATGAGAAAATTTTTCTTAAGCATACCTAAATCAACTGCAAAAGCATTTGCGACACCAGCACCTTTTTGTGCCCCAACTTGAACATTTGCCAAATTACTCCGAATGAACCTGAAATTAAGACCGACACCCAGGTTTTCGGAGAGCAGCGTTGCGTATGCAAGGGAGATAGCCCACTCATTGCTATTGAACGTTCCCACGACCTCGGGGCTAGTTTCCTCTGTAATGTTTTGTTCACCTAAATTCAAATAAGTAATATTGATACCAATGGTGCCCAGGCCTTCGATGGATTGACGGTATGCGCTAAAGAGGTAGTACAGGTCGCTCAAATTAAACTGCGGCAGCCATTTTGCGTACATGGTGGTGAACTGTTTGTCTTTCTGAAAAGCCAAACCGGCGGGATTCCAGTAAATAGCCGAGACATCGTCTGAAATGGCCACAAAAGCCTCTCCCATGCCAGCGGCACGCGCGTGCGGTGAAATCAGTAAGAATAACAGTGCCGCCTCGCTGACTGCAAAAAGGTTAGATATTGAACAAACCAACACGAGGAGTACTATTACGCTAGTTATGATTCTTTTCATGATTACCTCCAGATAATTTAAAATAATTGAAACTG from candidate division KSB1 bacterium encodes:
- a CDS encoding PorV/PorQ family protein is translated as MKRIITSVIVLLVLVCSISNLFAVSEAALLFLLISPHARAAGMGEAFVAISDDVSAIYWNPAGLAFQKDKQFTTMYAKWLPQFNLSDLYYLFSAYRQSIEGLGTIGINITYLNLGEQNITEETSPEVVGTFNSNEWAISLAYATLLSENLGVGLNFRFIRSNLANVQVGAQKGAGVANAFAVDLGMLKKNFLINRLNFGVNVSNIGPKITYINASQADPIPTNIRVGFAYNILEQQYNKITLALDVNKLLVNRTTEGPDSVWKSMVTAWGNDDLIFNLGGEYWYADLIALRAGYNHDEAGNVKFLSFGAGLRYANYQFDFAYVAAPEGHPLSDTMRFSLMIGR